One window of the Asticcacaulis sp. SL142 genome contains the following:
- a CDS encoding YoaK family protein: protein MALRFLRQLSGKRRSVRGDRRLGVILAFTAGAINAGGFLAVGVYTSHMSGLVSSFADFLILHSWAAAGLAISYAIAFFFGAVTASLIINWARLKKLHSEFAIALMLEAVLLLVFGALATHADVRLTLPVTIAVLCYIMGLQNGLITKISHAEIRTTHMTGVITDLGIEAGRFLFGQAMHTDARFHPAKTRLLAGLLLGFIIGGIIGAFLFSRLGFGAVWPFAALLTVVAAGPISDDLRRRNKQRPRKKTASVP, encoded by the coding sequence ATGGCCCTACGATTTTTGCGACAACTCAGCGGTAAACGACGCTCCGTCAGGGGCGACCGGCGGCTGGGCGTCATTCTGGCCTTTACAGCCGGGGCCATCAATGCGGGCGGTTTTCTGGCGGTCGGGGTCTATACCTCGCATATGAGCGGGCTGGTGTCGTCCTTTGCCGACTTTCTGATCCTGCATAGCTGGGCCGCGGCGGGACTGGCGATCAGCTATGCCATCGCCTTCTTTTTCGGGGCTGTGACCGCCAGCCTGATCATCAACTGGGCGCGGCTAAAGAAACTGCACAGCGAATTTGCCATCGCCCTGATGCTGGAGGCGGTTCTGCTGCTGGTGTTTGGTGCGCTGGCGACCCATGCTGATGTGCGCCTGACCCTGCCGGTGACCATTGCCGTTTTGTGCTACATTATGGGCCTGCAAAACGGGCTGATCACTAAGATTTCCCATGCCGAAATCCGCACCACCCACATGACCGGCGTCATCACCGATCTGGGGATTGAGGCCGGACGGTTCCTGTTCGGGCAGGCGATGCACACCGACGCCCGTTTTCATCCGGCCAAAACCCGGTTGCTGGCCGGTCTGTTACTGGGCTTTATCATCGGCGGGATTATCGGGGCGTTCCTGTTCAGCCGTCTGGGCTTTGGGGCCGTCTGGCCGTTTGCGGCCCTGCTGACCGTGGTCGCCGCAGGCCCGATCAGCGACGATCTGCGCCGCCGAAATAAGCAAAGGCCGAGGAAGAAAACGGCTTCCGTGCCATAG
- a CDS encoding HesA/MoeB/ThiF family protein encodes MLNDDELDRYARHIVLKEIGGMGQMRLKGAKVLLVGMGGIGSPAALYLAAAGVGTLGLLDDDEVSVSNLQRQVLYATSDIGASKAGQAKAHLEGLNPHVECTVHPVRLTADNAADIIGAYDIVLDGCDNFETRFMVNRVCVDLNKPLVSAALGRWSGQVAIFAGKPCYQCFVPDIPPDAETCERVGVVGALAGVMGSMAALEVVKLITGAGKALTGRLLIYDGLSGESRTIRIPAELDCPVCAAKGGI; translated from the coding sequence ATGCTCAACGATGATGAACTCGACCGCTACGCCCGCCATATCGTCCTTAAGGAAATCGGCGGCATGGGGCAGATGCGGCTTAAGGGCGCGAAGGTGCTCTTGGTGGGCATGGGCGGCATAGGCTCACCGGCAGCGCTTTATCTGGCGGCGGCAGGCGTGGGCACGCTTGGGCTGCTGGATGATGATGAGGTGTCGGTCTCAAACCTTCAGCGGCAGGTGCTGTATGCGACCTCCGATATCGGGGCGTCCAAGGCCGGGCAGGCCAAGGCCCATCTGGAAGGGCTCAATCCGCATGTGGAGTGTACCGTCCATCCGGTGCGACTGACGGCGGATAATGCGGCAGACATCATCGGCGCTTACGATATCGTGCTGGATGGCTGCGATAATTTCGAGACGCGCTTTATGGTCAACCGGGTGTGCGTAGACCTGAACAAACCGCTAGTGTCGGCGGCCCTTGGGCGCTGGAGCGGGCAGGTGGCGATCTTTGCAGGTAAGCCCTGCTATCAGTGCTTTGTGCCGGACATCCCGCCCGATGCGGAAACCTGCGAACGGGTAGGCGTCGTAGGCGCTCTGGCCGGTGTCATGGGGTCGATGGCGGCGTTAGAGGTGGTGAAACTGATCACCGGCGCAGGTAAGGCCTTGACGGGGCGGTTGCTGATCTATGACGGCCTGTCGGGAGAGAGCCGCACCATCCGCATCCCGGCTGAGCTTGACTGTCCGGTCTGTGCCGCAAAGGGGGGCATATGA
- a CDS encoding MAPEG family protein produces the protein MTIDQVFILAFLAHFGWVALLYVWLTIERQSAVAKGEVRIADFIRAGADPERSNRVTRNLSNQFELPVFALFAGLFIYLSGEVALIDVAAAWLFLFGRVIHTGVQTLTRNVPLRGMVFVINFAGVVILMARVAWIALT, from the coding sequence ATGACAATTGATCAGGTGTTTATTCTGGCGTTTCTGGCCCATTTCGGTTGGGTGGCGCTGCTCTATGTCTGGCTGACGATTGAGCGCCAGTCAGCGGTCGCCAAGGGTGAGGTTCGCATCGCTGATTTTATCCGGGCCGGGGCCGATCCTGAGCGATCAAATCGCGTCACCCGCAACCTGTCGAACCAGTTTGAACTGCCGGTATTTGCGCTATTTGCCGGTCTGTTTATCTATCTGTCGGGGGAGGTCGCGCTGATCGATGTGGCGGCAGCGTGGCTGTTTCTGTTCGGGCGCGTGATCCATACGGGGGTGCAGACCCTGACCCGCAATGTGCCTCTGCGCGGGATGGTGTTTGTGATCAACTTTGCAGGGGTTGTGATACTGATGGCCCGCGTGGCGTGGATCGCGCTCACTTAA
- a CDS encoding DUF6807 family protein, with protein MANAVLTGWKAEQGLTYVRLYHRNKPVITYHFAPCRNFEPWRMNYIHPVHGLSGAVLTENTPEDHHHQRGLFWAWREIYLLGEKIADGWEGHNIRFEPLSFEHAEDLSGNYTLLGHYRWYSTKHDADLPIMDEAVVITLHPDDEHGRRFSVDITLKALVAGLSLGGTPDKGYGGPSVRFLHSEDITIRTKGQAVTAQFAAVETGDSVAFSWPLRPDMPDEIELSCLINGTPWTTWVLRQEKSMQNAAYPGLGSVPVDMEVPLNIRLNWRQAV; from the coding sequence ATGGCAAACGCGGTATTGACGGGCTGGAAAGCCGAACAGGGCCTGACCTATGTGCGCCTGTACCACCGCAACAAGCCGGTCATAACCTACCATTTCGCGCCGTGCCGCAATTTTGAGCCGTGGCGGATGAACTATATCCACCCCGTGCATGGCCTGTCGGGTGCGGTGCTGACCGAAAATACCCCCGAAGATCACCACCATCAGCGCGGCCTGTTCTGGGCGTGGCGGGAAATCTACCTGCTGGGCGAAAAGATCGCCGATGGCTGGGAAGGCCACAACATCCGCTTTGAACCGTTGAGTTTTGAACATGCCGAAGACCTGAGCGGCAATTATACCTTACTCGGCCATTACCGCTGGTATTCGACTAAGCATGACGCCGATTTGCCGATCATGGATGAGGCCGTGGTCATTACACTGCACCCCGATGATGAGCATGGCCGCCGGTTCAGCGTAGATATCACGTTGAAGGCACTAGTGGCGGGCCTTAGTCTCGGTGGCACACCGGATAAGGGCTATGGCGGGCCAAGCGTGCGCTTCCTTCATTCCGAAGACATCACCATCCGCACCAAAGGTCAGGCGGTGACGGCCCAGTTTGCGGCGGTTGAGACGGGCGATAGTGTGGCCTTTAGCTGGCCCCTGCGGCCCGACATGCCCGATGAGATTGAGCTGTCCTGCCTGATCAATGGCACGCCGTGGACCACCTGGGTGCTGCGCCAGGAAAAGAGCATGCAAAACGCGGCCTACCCCGGCTTAGGCTCTGTGCCGGTCGATATGGAGGTCCCACTGAATATACGGTTAAATTGGCGGCAGGCCGTCTAA
- a CDS encoding glycoside hydrolase family 97 protein → MAVKTLTLRGCALLTLLCATQVSAETFTAASPDQTNRIEVTLIDGGLTYAVSRNGKAVITPSSLGLTLQNRPPFGTAIGAGGFTLVDQKTTSGADQFTLPVGKVKSVNARYNQTEFTLSAASGDVTTLKLIVRAYDDGVAFRYVIPKQDGVGAFDLQDEMTAFNFAADYDCWGLNQGRFENSFEGEHDAIKASQMRVFHLFQAPVVCDTGDAAFAIAESNLKAYPGAYYTALSDASYGMKVVLTPRKDNDPGARFNTRAARIDATNGFETPWRVIMLGDQPGNLIDSNLINALGEPSVVKDTSWIKPGLSAWDWWNGNDFPLPAPHNANGQKSGMNTATYKAYTDFAAELGLGYILIDEGWSVGSTVEPNAAADVTKPKPEMDMAEIVRYAKSKGVGVWIWLQWQQLDNQMDEALATYEKWGIKGIKVDFLNRNDQEIMDYYQRILTKTAQHKLMVDLHGAFPPAGLTRTYPHYMTQEGVLGAENNKWSRRITAHHNIMLAYTRGLLGPMDYTPGGFRHATPAEFPSKQSFINPYVMTTRGAALAMYVVYESPFGMVSDSPPAYRKADGAWQDGVDFIKGVPASWDETRFVAGEIGQSVVIARRSGKDWYVGAMTDDQAREVTVPLGFLGEGAHSAKLWQDGATISTLNVSDTKVDKAGSLTLKLAANGGGVVKISPLGKKK, encoded by the coding sequence ATGGCTGTAAAAACCTTAACTTTGCGCGGGTGCGCTTTACTTACACTCCTATGCGCCACTCAGGTGTCGGCGGAAACCTTTACCGCCGCCTCACCGGATCAGACGAACCGTATCGAAGTGACCCTGATAGATGGCGGTTTGACCTATGCCGTCAGCCGCAATGGCAAGGCCGTCATTACGCCGTCAAGCCTTGGTCTCACCCTGCAAAACCGTCCGCCATTTGGCACCGCCATCGGGGCGGGCGGGTTTACGTTGGTCGATCAGAAAACAACCTCCGGTGCCGATCAGTTTACGCTTCCTGTCGGCAAGGTAAAGTCCGTAAACGCCCGGTATAATCAAACTGAGTTTACTTTAAGCGCGGCCAGTGGCGATGTGACAACCCTGAAGCTGATTGTGCGGGCCTATGATGACGGGGTGGCGTTCAGATATGTGATCCCCAAGCAAGACGGCGTGGGGGCGTTTGACCTTCAGGACGAGATGACGGCGTTTAATTTCGCCGCCGATTACGACTGCTGGGGCCTCAACCAAGGGCGGTTCGAAAACAGTTTTGAGGGCGAACATGACGCCATCAAGGCGTCTCAGATGCGGGTGTTTCACCTGTTTCAGGCCCCCGTCGTGTGCGATACCGGCGACGCGGCCTTTGCAATCGCGGAATCTAACCTTAAGGCCTATCCGGGGGCTTACTATACCGCGCTGAGCGACGCCAGTTACGGCATGAAGGTCGTGCTGACCCCGCGCAAGGATAATGACCCCGGCGCGCGCTTTAACACCCGCGCCGCCCGCATCGACGCAACGAATGGCTTTGAAACGCCGTGGCGGGTGATCATGCTGGGCGATCAACCCGGAAACCTGATTGACTCCAACCTGATCAATGCGTTGGGCGAGCCATCGGTGGTCAAGGATACGTCGTGGATCAAGCCGGGATTATCCGCCTGGGACTGGTGGAACGGCAATGACTTCCCTTTGCCCGCGCCCCACAATGCGAACGGCCAAAAATCCGGCATGAATACCGCGACCTATAAGGCCTATACCGATTTTGCGGCTGAGTTGGGGCTGGGATATATCCTGATCGACGAAGGCTGGTCGGTGGGCTCGACCGTCGAGCCCAATGCGGCGGCTGATGTCACCAAACCCAAGCCCGAAATGGATATGGCCGAGATCGTCCGTTACGCCAAATCCAAGGGCGTGGGCGTGTGGATTTGGCTGCAATGGCAGCAACTGGATAACCAGATGGATGAAGCGCTGGCGACCTATGAAAAGTGGGGCATCAAGGGCATCAAGGTCGATTTCCTGAACCGCAACGATCAGGAGATTATGGACTATTATCAGCGCATCCTGACCAAGACCGCCCAACATAAGCTCATGGTCGATCTGCACGGGGCGTTCCCGCCGGCGGGGCTGACGCGCACCTATCCGCACTATATGACGCAGGAAGGCGTGCTGGGGGCGGAGAACAACAAATGGAGCCGCCGGATTACCGCGCATCATAATATTATGCTGGCCTATACCCGCGGGCTTTTGGGGCCGATGGACTATACACCGGGCGGGTTTCGCCACGCGACACCGGCTGAGTTTCCGTCAAAGCAGAGCTTTATCAACCCCTATGTCATGACGACGCGCGGGGCGGCCTTGGCCATGTATGTGGTCTATGAGAGCCCGTTTGGCATGGTCTCGGATTCGCCACCTGCGTATCGTAAGGCCGATGGGGCATGGCAGGACGGCGTTGATTTTATCAAGGGCGTTCCGGCGTCATGGGATGAAACGCGCTTTGTGGCCGGTGAGATCGGCCAAAGCGTGGTGATCGCCCGCCGGTCGGGTAAGGACTGGTATGTCGGGGCCATGACCGATGATCAGGCCCGCGAGGTGACGGTGCCGCTGGGGTTCTTAGGTGAGGGTGCGCACAGCGCCAAACTCTGGCAGGACGGGGCCACGATTTCGACCCTGAACGTGAGCGATACCAAGGTGGATAAGGCGGGGTCTCTGACTTTGAAACTCGCGGCCAATGGCGGGGGCGTGGTGAAGATTAGTCCGCTTGGGAAGAAAAAGTAA
- a CDS encoding Smr/MutS family protein produces MAKGSKSEDQKLWALVTATVRPYISRKISRKIAPAKPAEPEVLKVRDMPDMVAKPLRKAEPLTPFKIGDAIKADGGYRLVRATSFEPDPIEPKRKRRITRERDPIEARLDLHGLNQLAAEARLKAFVQQAYANDYRAILVITGKGMAENGILKRNAPEWLADPAMSYMVAGISQAHARHGGSGALYVALKKRQR; encoded by the coding sequence GTGGCGAAGGGCTCAAAAAGCGAAGATCAAAAGCTTTGGGCCCTGGTGACCGCGACCGTGCGGCCCTATATTTCGCGCAAAATCTCCCGCAAAATAGCCCCCGCCAAACCCGCCGAGCCCGAAGTGCTTAAGGTTCGCGACATGCCGGATATGGTCGCTAAACCGCTGCGGAAGGCCGAGCCTCTGACGCCGTTTAAAATCGGTGATGCCATTAAGGCTGATGGCGGCTATCGTCTGGTGCGCGCCACATCGTTTGAACCCGATCCGATTGAGCCGAAACGCAAGCGCCGCATTACCCGCGAACGCGACCCGATCGAAGCCCGCCTTGACCTGCATGGCCTCAACCAGCTCGCCGCTGAGGCCCGCCTGAAAGCGTTTGTGCAACAGGCCTACGCCAATGATTACCGCGCCATCCTGGTCATTACCGGCAAAGGCATGGCGGAAAACGGCATCCTCAAACGCAACGCCCCGGAATGGCTGGCCGATCCGGCTATGTCATACATGGTTGCCGGTATATCCCAAGCCCACGCCCGCCACGGCGGCTCAGGCGCGTTGTATGTGGCGCTTAAGAAGCGTCAACGGTAA
- the rimK gene encoding 30S ribosomal protein S6--L-glutamate ligase, with protein sequence MRIALLTQDAHNYSSRSIIEAAQSRDHVIEAITTSRCYMNINVLRPEVHYDGKPLPQFDVIIPRIGVPMTSYGLAVVRQFETTGAYCLNRSNAIAASRDKLHALQVLARKGIPMPVTAFAKSPKDTDYVVDLVGGAPLVVKLTKGAQGRGVVLADTRLAASSVISAFRDLDAELLTQEFIKEADGEDLRCFVIGHKVVAAMMRRAKIGDFRANLHQGGDALSVDISPEEAQIAVKAARALGLQVAGVDILRSKTGPKVLEVNSSPGLQGIEKASGVKVADLIIGHIEGRMRPIQRLGAKSPRLLRRE encoded by the coding sequence CTGCGGATAGCACTTCTGACCCAAGACGCCCACAACTATTCCAGCCGGTCCATAATTGAGGCCGCCCAAAGCCGCGATCACGTCATTGAGGCCATTACCACCTCGCGCTGCTATATGAACATCAATGTCCTGCGCCCGGAAGTCCATTATGACGGCAAGCCCTTGCCGCAGTTCGATGTGATAATCCCGCGCATTGGCGTGCCGATGACCAGCTATGGTCTGGCGGTGGTGCGGCAGTTTGAAACCACCGGCGCCTATTGCCTCAACCGCTCCAACGCCATTGCCGCCTCACGCGATAAACTCCATGCCTTACAGGTTCTGGCGCGCAAGGGCATCCCTATGCCGGTCACCGCCTTTGCCAAATCCCCGAAAGATACCGACTATGTGGTTGATCTGGTTGGCGGTGCGCCGCTGGTCGTCAAGCTGACCAAGGGCGCGCAGGGGCGCGGGGTCGTACTTGCCGATACGCGTCTGGCGGCATCGTCCGTTATTTCGGCCTTTCGTGACCTTGATGCCGAACTGCTGACGCAGGAGTTTATCAAGGAAGCCGACGGCGAGGACCTGCGCTGTTTCGTCATCGGCCATAAGGTGGTGGCCGCCATGATGCGCCGCGCCAAGATCGGTGATTTCCGTGCCAATCTCCATCAGGGCGGCGATGCGCTCAGTGTGGACATTTCGCCCGAAGAAGCTCAGATTGCGGTAAAGGCCGCCCGCGCCTTGGGCTTACAGGTGGCGGGCGTCGATATTTTGCGTTCCAAAACCGGCCCGAAGGTCTTAGAGGTCAATTCCTCACCCGGCCTGCAAGGGATTGAGAAGGCATCGGGTGTGAAGGTCGCCGACCTGATCATCGGCCACATCGAAGGCCGGATGCGGCCGATACAGCGTTTGGGGGCCAAAAGCCCAAGGTTATTGCGGAGAGAGTAA
- a CDS encoding PAS domain-containing protein, protein MLLETEADLVMVLGAAAGILLFLALACGVIATLKTFQVRQFQTLLHNSERKVDNLERRIFNVLNAVPVALVETDLTGKFTFANKAAHQLLGRKDSELIGLRFHSATWGITYPDGRMIPPDLLPIARTLRGQTVKGFQHMLAHPVTRGKVLISVTSMPIVSPHGEITGSSAAFVEIESQAGEGIGDITGVWRGHWFTAASVPFWGLDLAGKVLDLNGAAVDVLSTTRDDSLGQSWAQSFVSDTDFQRAVDYLAEVQADAAAHNPPAPLSLSLKRADGTAQTVMVSAWKVRTPDGADQGLTVMAVPAPASLAVPAPNPLDDDAAQALEDLRQAEKARADLGVGVWVYDRDADTIVEDEGMRRLIGRETPGGPTLISDEDQAIADKAFAALMAGETDTLDIELRVGPKGQPLRFINLKGRAETRDDGTRDVSGIALDISDYRTQIADVAAPTEPAETIEQIEARLRPALEAELLNRAESDIAGQIEAAITSERTRMEQVMADAVSAAQETATAEAQSALMSEIEALKARPEPEPEPEPVAVPSARDVAQTLAKLTRVWTLRSGTPTLISLSADWHDLTGLMAHEFMGEGFLDCVHPDDQTELFDTLKDFMTSSRGGQISYRVRNSEGNYVRLIEQVTPSFDNGVFDGLIGMAFEIEHLMPAPVIEAVPEAAPEPAEPPVPAPVAAADVAELAKLRDELDDLRQSLNSAIASKASLEEKARKLDEALQQAQKYETAGRLTFNVANDFGQMLHVINGALDMMQKQSNNPENIRRLSEAALVAGKRGERLTRQLQAFTQSDED, encoded by the coding sequence ATGTTGCTGGAGACTGAAGCCGATCTGGTGATGGTGCTGGGTGCCGCCGCCGGTATTCTTCTGTTTCTGGCGCTGGCCTGCGGCGTTATCGCGACGTTGAAAACCTTTCAGGTGCGTCAGTTCCAGACCCTTTTGCACAATTCGGAACGCAAGGTCGATAACTTAGAGCGCCGCATTTTCAACGTGCTCAATGCCGTGCCGGTGGCACTGGTTGAAACCGACCTGACCGGCAAATTTACCTTTGCCAACAAGGCCGCCCATCAGTTGCTGGGCCGCAAGGACTCTGAGCTGATCGGGCTTCGGTTCCATTCCGCGACCTGGGGCATAACCTATCCCGACGGCCGCATGATCCCGCCGGATTTGCTGCCGATCGCCCGCACCCTGCGCGGCCAGACGGTTAAGGGCTTTCAGCACATGCTGGCCCATCCGGTCACGCGCGGTAAGGTGCTGATCTCGGTCACCTCAATGCCGATCGTCAGCCCCCACGGTGAAATCACCGGCTCAAGTGCGGCCTTTGTCGAAATCGAATCTCAGGCTGGTGAAGGCATTGGCGACATCACCGGCGTATGGCGCGGCCACTGGTTCACCGCCGCCTCTGTGCCGTTCTGGGGGCTTGATCTGGCCGGTAAGGTACTGGATCTCAATGGGGCCGCGGTCGATGTTTTGTCGACCACGCGCGATGACAGTCTGGGTCAAAGCTGGGCCCAAAGTTTTGTCAGCGATACAGATTTTCAGCGTGCCGTCGATTATCTGGCCGAGGTTCAGGCCGATGCCGCCGCCCATAACCCGCCCGCCCCGCTGAGCCTCAGCCTCAAACGTGCGGATGGCACGGCGCAGACGGTTATGGTCAGCGCGTGGAAAGTCCGCACCCCTGACGGCGCCGATCAGGGCCTGACGGTTATGGCCGTGCCTGCGCCCGCATCCTTAGCGGTGCCTGCACCAAACCCATTGGATGATGACGCCGCACAGGCGCTTGAAGATCTGCGTCAGGCCGAAAAAGCCCGCGCTGATCTGGGCGTCGGGGTGTGGGTCTATGATCGCGACGCCGACACCATTGTCGAAGACGAAGGTATGCGCCGCCTGATCGGCCGCGAAACCCCAGGCGGCCCAACCCTGATTTCCGATGAGGATCAGGCTATTGCTGACAAGGCCTTTGCCGCCCTGATGGCCGGGGAGACCGATACCCTCGATATCGAACTGCGGGTCGGGCCGAAAGGTCAACCGCTTCGCTTTATCAACCTTAAGGGCCGCGCCGAAACCCGTGACGATGGCACCCGCGACGTATCGGGCATAGCGCTCGACATCAGCGACTACCGGACGCAAATCGCTGATGTGGCGGCCCCCACTGAGCCTGCTGAAACCATCGAGCAGATCGAAGCCCGCTTGCGGCCCGCCCTTGAAGCTGAACTGCTGAACCGGGCCGAAAGCGATATCGCCGGGCAGATTGAGGCCGCCATAACCTCTGAGCGCACCCGCATGGAGCAGGTCATGGCGGACGCCGTGTCTGCGGCGCAAGAGACAGCGACCGCAGAGGCTCAATCGGCGTTGATGTCTGAGATCGAAGCCCTGAAAGCCCGCCCTGAACCAGAGCCCGAACCGGAACCGGTAGCCGTGCCGTCCGCCAGAGATGTCGCCCAAACCCTGGCCAAACTGACGCGCGTTTGGACGTTACGCAGCGGCACACCGACCCTGATCAGCCTGTCGGCCGACTGGCATGATCTGACCGGCCTGATGGCCCACGAATTTATGGGCGAAGGCTTCCTCGACTGCGTGCACCCTGACGATCAGACCGAACTGTTTGATACGCTTAAAGATTTCATGACGAGCAGCCGCGGCGGTCAGATCAGCTACCGCGTTCGTAATAGTGAGGGCAACTATGTGCGCCTGATCGAGCAGGTCACGCCGTCATTTGATAATGGCGTGTTTGACGGCCTGATCGGCATGGCGTTTGAGATAGAGCATCTTATGCCCGCGCCCGTCATCGAGGCTGTGCCCGAAGCCGCGCCCGAACCGGCGGAGCCCCCGGTTCCCGCCCCTGTTGCCGCCGCCGACGTGGCCGAGCTTGCCAAACTGCGCGACGAACTCGATGATCTGCGCCAATCCCTCAATTCGGCCATCGCCAGCAAGGCTTCGCTTGAGGAAAAAGCGCGCAAACTGGACGAAGCCCTGCAACAGGCCCAGAAATACGAAACCGCGGGCCGCCTGACCTTTAATGTCGCTAATGATTTCGGCCAGATGCTGCATGTGATCAACGGCGCGCTCGACATGATGCAAAAGCAGTCGAACAATCCTGAGAACATCCGCCGCCTGTCGGAAGCCGCCCTTGTCGCTGGTAAACGCGGCGAGCGCCTGACCCGCCAGTTGCAGGCGTTTACGCAATCGGATGAAGACTAG
- a CDS encoding glutathione S-transferase family protein yields MYNLYIANKNYSSWSLRPWVLLSELGIEFVEHMNFFKGGYGKNTEFLKFSPTGLVPCLTEHSVTVWDSLAIAEYVYEQHPSVWPKDHAARAWARSAAAEMHSGFSALRNTCSMNCGVRIKLREVTPALQKDLDRLEALWLDGLKRFGGPFLAGDKFTAVDAFFCPVAFRVRSYGLKLSPKSMAYVERLLDLESMQNWYEAALAEKARDPDHEAELEAAGDVIADYRAQPESV; encoded by the coding sequence ATGTACAATCTCTACATCGCCAATAAGAACTATTCGTCATGGTCGCTGCGCCCATGGGTTCTGTTAAGCGAACTGGGTATCGAATTTGTCGAGCATATGAACTTCTTCAAAGGCGGGTACGGCAAAAATACCGAATTTCTGAAGTTCTCACCAACCGGCCTTGTGCCCTGCCTGACCGAACACAGTGTGACGGTGTGGGATTCGCTGGCTATCGCCGAATATGTCTATGAGCAGCACCCGTCCGTCTGGCCGAAAGACCATGCCGCGCGGGCATGGGCGCGCTCTGCCGCCGCCGAAATGCATTCGGGGTTTTCGGCGCTTCGCAACACCTGTTCGATGAACTGCGGCGTGCGTATCAAACTGCGTGAAGTCACCCCAGCGCTTCAAAAGGATCTCGACCGGCTTGAGGCCCTGTGGCTGGACGGGTTGAAGCGTTTTGGCGGGCCGTTTCTGGCAGGCGATAAATTTACGGCGGTCGATGCGTTTTTCTGTCCGGTCGCGTTTCGGGTGCGCAGCTACGGCCTTAAATTGTCGCCAAAGTCGATGGCCTATGTCGAGCGCCTGCTGGATCTGGAATCGATGCAGAACTGGTACGAAGCGGCTTTGGCGGAAAAGGCCCGCGATCCGGACCATGAAGCCGAGCTTGAGGCCGCCGGTGACGTAATTGCCGACTACCGCGCCCAACCTGAATCTGTATAG
- a CDS encoding Yip1 family protein: MNTVEDNDTAATSLVARIRNILLQPSVEWDKIAQETTTAKEVFSRYVLILAAIPALATLIGSQIFGVNAFLFSVKPPLWQSVMTAVLVYGLSLVSVWVLSLVINALTPTFQGEKNPAQAYKVAAYSNTPGWLAGIFSLIPHLGVLGLLGLYGIYLLYRGLPRLMKSPVEKSTTFTLAVVVVGIVVNLVLFAVVAPVMGLVSGAGANIAANAPSEVTINGKTVDVTGLEAAARKMEDAAEKMQNAEAVKVVDPNVLEGLMPAMVAGAARGEVTTSANSAGQYSGSSAEAQYLIEDGNLNVKVTDIGAMGAMAALGTAMNVNSSRKVGESYEKITTENGRLVSESYDADTKHGKYSVLVAERILIEAEGDNVEMATLKSAVDAVGFTRAEKLIQ; encoded by the coding sequence ATGAACACGGTTGAAGACAACGATACAGCCGCCACGTCGCTTGTGGCGCGCATCCGTAATATCCTGCTCCAGCCGTCAGTGGAATGGGATAAAATCGCGCAGGAAACCACAACGGCCAAGGAGGTATTCAGCCGCTATGTGCTGATACTGGCCGCTATCCCGGCTCTGGCCACCCTGATCGGCAGTCAGATTTTCGGCGTCAATGCCTTCCTGTTCAGCGTTAAGCCGCCTCTGTGGCAGTCGGTCATGACGGCGGTGCTGGTCTACGGGTTGTCGCTGGTGTCGGTGTGGGTATTGTCACTGGTTATCAATGCCCTGACCCCGACCTTTCAGGGCGAAAAGAACCCGGCACAGGCCTATAAGGTTGCGGCCTACAGCAACACGCCGGGATGGCTGGCCGGTATTTTCAGCCTGATACCGCATCTGGGGGTGCTGGGGCTGCTGGGGCTTTATGGCATTTATCTGCTCTATCGCGGCCTGCCCCGTTTGATGAAGTCGCCGGTTGAGAAATCAACGACCTTTACGCTGGCCGTGGTGGTGGTCGGTATTGTCGTTAATCTGGTGCTGTTTGCGGTGGTGGCCCCGGTTATGGGGCTGGTTAGCGGCGCCGGGGCCAATATCGCCGCCAATGCCCCTTCCGAAGTGACGATTAATGGCAAAACCGTCGATGTGACGGGCCTGGAGGCCGCCGCCCGCAAGATGGAAGATGCTGCCGAAAAGATGCAGAACGCCGAGGCGGTCAAGGTTGTGGACCCGAACGTCCTCGAAGGCCTGATGCCGGCGATGGTGGCCGGTGCGGCGCGGGGCGAAGTGACCACCAGCGCCAATTCGGCCGGGCAATATTCCGGCTCAAGCGCCGAGGCTCAGTACCTGATCGAAGACGGCAATCTCAATGTCAAGGTCACGGATATTGGGGCCATGGGCGCTATGGCGGCGCTGGGTACGGCCATGAACGTCAATTCCAGCCGTAAGGTCGGTGAGTCCTATGAGAAAATCACTACTGAAAATGGCCGGTTAGTCTCGGAATCCTATGATGCCGACACCAAACATGGCAAATATTCGGTATTGGTGGCCGAGCGGATATTGATCGAGGCCGAGGGAGATAATGTCGAGATGGCCACCCTGAAAAGTGCCGTTGATGCGGTCGGTTTCACCCGCGCTGAAAAGCTTATCCAATAG